The following proteins are co-located in the Gemmatimonadaceae bacterium genome:
- a CDS encoding uracil-DNA glycosylase family protein, with protein sequence MTSLSTIARDLRRDTARLEFGPPVAFVYHPLDYAWAPHARYLERYGSSAPREVILVGMNPGPFGMAQTGVPFGEVAMVRDWLGIEAPVRQPARVHPRRPVAGFACPRSEVSGRRFWGWARDRFGTAERFFEQFFVWNYCPLLFLEASGRNRTPDKLPAAEQRALFAACDRALERCIDALSPRVVAGLGRFAESRVRRVIPEGVVTGGVLHPSPANPRANASWVRDAEQDLRRLGIKLPPSRKSPVKPG encoded by the coding sequence ATGACCAGTCTCTCCACCATCGCGCGCGATCTGCGGCGTGACACCGCCCGACTCGAGTTCGGGCCGCCGGTGGCGTTCGTGTATCACCCGCTCGACTACGCATGGGCCCCGCATGCGCGATATCTCGAACGCTACGGCTCGTCGGCGCCGCGCGAGGTGATTCTCGTCGGCATGAATCCGGGCCCGTTCGGCATGGCACAGACGGGCGTCCCGTTCGGCGAAGTCGCGATGGTCCGGGATTGGTTGGGCATCGAGGCGCCCGTTAGGCAGCCGGCGCGCGTGCACCCGCGGCGTCCCGTGGCCGGCTTCGCCTGTCCGCGCAGCGAGGTGAGCGGCCGGCGCTTCTGGGGCTGGGCGCGCGACCGGTTCGGTACGGCCGAGCGATTCTTCGAGCAATTCTTCGTCTGGAACTACTGCCCGTTGCTGTTCCTGGAAGCGAGCGGGCGCAATCGCACACCGGACAAACTGCCGGCGGCGGAACAGCGCGCGCTGTTCGCCGCCTGTGACCGTGCACTCGAGCGCTGCATCGACGCGCTCTCGCCGCGGGTGGTGGCCGGTCTCGGACGCTTCGCCGAATCGCGCGTGCGCCGGGTGATTCCGGAAGGCGTCGTCACCGGCGGCGTGTTGCATCCGAGTCCCGCCAACCCGCGCGCCAACGCGTCCTGGGTACGCGACGCCGAGCAAGACTTGCGACGGCTCGGGATCAAACTGCCTCCGTCGCGTAAGAGTCCCGTCAAACCGGGTTGA